From a single Capsicum annuum cultivar UCD-10X-F1 chromosome 12, UCD10Xv1.1, whole genome shotgun sequence genomic region:
- the LOC107851075 gene encoding pentatricopeptide repeat-containing protein At3g24000, mitochondrial has protein sequence MTKAIQMKKHITNPSILNSIIPITGQFFSTSCAVALESEPQRVHKVLGSSIGVIQEKDLLKKAPNGELLVLYLIDNGAMDADARLYNQLLKKCTEWKRVKEGKRVHEHLLRSRFRDYIVPNNTLINMYAKCECMGYARKVFDEMRERDMVSWTALITGYSQNEGSEEGLGVFVEMLRCGFMPNQFTFGSVLKAAGGLGGGGTGRQLHGICVKCGYEENVYVGSALVDMYARCGLMDEAKIVFDKLSCKNEVSWNGLIAGHARKGEGEIAVKLFAEMKRGGFQPSHFTFSSVYAACASIGALEPGKWLHVHMIKSGLKLIAFIGNTLLDMYAKSGSIDDARKVFDRLVKKDVVSWNSMLTAYAQHGLGKETVECFEEMRRIGPEPNEVTFLCALTACSHAGLLDKGMHYFELMKKFKIEPNISHYVTVVDLLGRSGQLDRAGKFINEMPIEPNAAVWKALLGACRMHKNLELGVYAAEHVFELDPHDSGPHILLSNIYASAGRRSDAARVRKMMNESGVKKEPACSWVEIENAVHMFVANDDSHPQRKEIRNMWENITDKIKEIGYVPDTSHVLWFMDQQEREERLQYHSERLALAFALLYSPPGSPIRIKKNIRVCGDCHTAFKFVSKVVDREIILRDTNRFHHFRNGSCSCGDYW, from the coding sequence ATGACAAAGGCTATACAAATGAAAAAGCACATAACAAATCCATCAATTCTCAATTCAATCATCCCAATAACTGGGCAATTTTTCTCTACATCATGTGCAGTAGCCTTAGAATCAGAACCACAAAGGGTACACAAAGTATTGGGTTCATCAATTGGTGTTATACAAGAAAAAGATCTTCTAAAAAAGGCTCCAAATGGTGAGCTTTTGGTACTATACCTTATTGACAATGGCGCAATGGACGCAGATGCGAGGTTGTATAATCAGTTATTGAAGAAATGTACGGAGTGGAAACGGGTTAAAGAAGGGAAAAGGGTTCATGAACACTTGTTGAGGTCGAGGTTTAGAGATTATATTGTTCCGAATAATACGTTGATTAATATGTACGCGAAGTGTGAGTGTATGGGTTATGCACggaaggtgtttgatgaaatgcgtGAGAGAGATATGGTTTCTTGGACCGCATTGATTACTGGGTATTCGCAGAATGAGGGTAGTGAGGAGGGGTTGGGGGTGTTTGTTGAGATGTTGAGGTGTGGGTTCATGCCGAATCAGTTTACGTTTGGGAGTGTGCTGAAAGCTGCTGGGGGATTGGGGGGTGGGGGGACGGGTAGGCAGTTACATGGTATATGTGTGAAGTGTGGATATGAAGAGAATGTTTATGTTGGGAGTGCTCTTGTGGATATGTATGCGAGGTGTGGATTGATGGATGAGGCGAAAATTGTGTTTGATAAGTTGAGTTGCAAGAATGAGGTTTCTTGGAATGGTTTGATTGCTGGGCATGCGAGGAAAGGTGAGGGAGAAATTGCGGTGAAACTTTTTGCTGAGATGAAAAGAGGCGGTTTTCAGCCGTCCCATTTTACATTCTCTAGTGTTTATGCAGCCTGTGCAAGCATTGGAGCTCTTGAGCCTGGGAAATGGTTGCATGTGCATATGATCAAGTCGGGGTTGAAACTTATTGCTTTTATTGGGAATACTCTGCTTGATATGTATGCTAAGTCTGGTAGCATTGATGATGCCCGAAAGGTTTTTGACCGGTTAGTGAAAAAGGATGTAGTCTCTTGGAACTCAATGCTTACTGCCTATGCTCAGCATGGACTTGGAAAAGAAACTGTGGAGTGCTTTGAGGAAATGCGTAGGATAGGACCTGAACCTAATGAAGTGACTTTTCTTTGTGCTCTTACAGCATGCAGTCATGCTGGGCTTCTAGACAAAGGAATGCATTACTTTGAATTGATGAAGAAATTTAAAATAGAACCTAATATTTCACATTATGTAACCGTTGTTGATCTACTTGGTCGATCAGGTCAACTTGATCGAGCTGGAAAGTTCATAAATGAAATGCCAATCGAACCAAATGCAGCTGTTTGGAAAGCTTTGCTTGGAGCTTGTAGGATGCATAAGAATTTGGAGTTGGGTGTTTATGCAGCTGAACACGTGTTTGAACTTGATCCGCATGATTCAGGGCCGCATATTTTGCTATCAAACATCTATGCCTCTGCTGGTAGGAGAAGTGATGCTGCACGAGTTAGAAAAATGATGAACGAGAGTGGAGTTAAGAAAGAACCTGCTTGTAGTTGGGTAGAGATTGAGAATGCTGTTCATATGTTTGTAGCTAATGATGATTCCCATCCACAGAGAAAGGAGATCCGTAACATGTGGGAgaatataactgataaaattAAGGAAATTGGCTATGTCCCAGACACTAGCCATGTGCTTTGGTTTATGGATCAGCAGGAAAGGGAAGAGAGGTTGCAATACCATAGTGAACGACTCGCTTTAGCATTTGCACTTCTCTACTCTCCACCTGGGTCCCCTATCCGTATAAAGAAGAATATCAGAGTTTGTGGTGACTGCCACACTGCATTTAAGTTTGTTTCGAAGGTGGTGGACAGGGAAATCATCTTGAGAGACACAAATCGGTTCCATCATTTTCGCAATGGCTCTTGTTCCTGTGGAGACTACTGGTAG